One genomic region from Streptomyces sp. NBC_01304 encodes:
- a CDS encoding SseB family protein, translating to MTDLGPDGQLNPHALLGEFRRTEVLLPVVDGSLLSAPSGGIRWIFTFTSVETLEHFAKQRPETIDEWVPVHGAQILDRMIPAIEGPTGVALDAGSPASWMLPPVVGIVPDAVAVDAAGVGPAGAEAGGPR from the coding sequence TTGACCGACCTCGGCCCGGACGGCCAACTGAATCCGCATGCGCTGCTGGGTGAGTTCCGCCGTACAGAGGTGCTTCTCCCCGTCGTGGACGGCAGCTTGCTGTCGGCACCCTCAGGCGGCATTCGCTGGATCTTCACATTCACAAGTGTGGAAACACTGGAACACTTTGCGAAGCAGCGGCCCGAGACGATCGACGAGTGGGTCCCGGTCCACGGCGCGCAGATCCTCGACCGGATGATTCCGGCCATCGAGGGCCCCACCGGAGTCGCGCTGGACGCGGGGAGCCCTGCGAGCTGGATGCTGCCGCCGGTGGTGGGGATCGTGCCGGACGCGGTGGCGGTGGACGCGGCGGGCGTGGGCCCGGCAGGTGCGGAAGCGGGTGGCCCCCGATGA
- a CDS encoding ATP-binding protein translates to MPKTISTTDVPHTYTLYCPALSTSPRIARTFIATVLRSQALDHLNEAATLCTSELVTNAVVHARGPGATLELAIEATYVRVEVRDSDDRPPVLREGYDAESGRGLWLVDALSEGRWGVEPGETGGGKAVWFELRTCGGMEAALKRGEAQG, encoded by the coding sequence ATGCCCAAAACCATAAGCACCACAGACGTCCCTCACACGTACACCCTGTACTGCCCAGCCCTCTCCACCTCCCCCCGCATAGCTCGCACCTTCATCGCCACCGTCCTCCGCTCCCAAGCCCTCGACCACCTCAACGAGGCAGCCACCCTCTGCACCTCCGAACTCGTCACCAACGCCGTCGTGCACGCAAGAGGCCCCGGTGCGACGTTGGAGCTCGCCATCGAGGCGACGTACGTACGAGTCGAAGTCCGCGACAGCGACGACCGGCCGCCCGTCTTACGAGAGGGGTACGACGCCGAATCCGGGCGTGGGCTCTGGCTCGTCGACGCGCTCAGTGAAGGGCGGTGGGGTGTCGAGCCCGGCGAAACCGGCGGCGGCAAGGCCGTGTGGTTCGAGCTCCGGACGTGCGGCGGCATGGAGGCGGCCCTCAAGCGCGGTGAGGCCCAGGGATAG
- a CDS encoding DUF397 domain-containing protein: MRDDSESAPLQWQKSTFSGGGSGEDCVELAAAQGGRAIWLRESDSPATALTTTRTALQALLGAVKAGSAMT; the protein is encoded by the coding sequence GTGAGAGACGACAGCGAGTCCGCACCGCTCCAGTGGCAGAAGTCGACGTTCTCGGGCGGGGGTTCGGGGGAGGACTGCGTCGAGCTGGCCGCAGCGCAGGGTGGCCGCGCGATATGGCTTCGCGAAAGTGACAGTCCGGCGACGGCGCTCACAACGACCCGGACAGCCCTGCAGGCACTGCTTGGGGCCGTCAAAGCGGGATCTGCCATGACATGA
- a CDS encoding class I adenylate-forming enzyme family protein, giving the protein MTIWERAREHADLDSSPTFWELICRRAARTPDARVLIQAADDPADDRTLTFAELRSRAERVAAGLYDMGVRPGTVVAWQLPTRIETALLSFALARLGAVQTPIIPFYRDKEVGFALRESKAEFFAVPGVWRGFDHTEMAGRLGARGIFEAYSDDQLPDGDPSVLPPAPTDGTAVRWIYWTSGTTSDPKGVLHTDRSLIAGGACLAHALHLSASDVGSMAFPFAHIAGPDYTVMLLLYGFPAVMFEKFAMPDALDGYRRHGVTVAGGSTAFYSMFLTEQRKDPSSKLIPSLRLLAGGGAPKPPEIYHAVVREMDCQLTHGYGMTEVPMITMGAPDDTVENLATTEGRPPAGMEIRIMDPDGKELPPDVDGEVRLRGEAVCQGYLDPVQSASVFDSDGFLITGDVGHLRPTGHLVLTGRLKDIIIRKGENISAKEIEDLLHQHPSVDEAAVVGLPDPERGERVCAVVQQRAGAAELSLPLLTAYLQEQGLARHKLPEQLEVVEALPRNETLRKVLKYKLREQFA; this is encoded by the coding sequence ATGACCATCTGGGAACGAGCCCGCGAGCACGCCGATCTCGACTCCTCGCCCACCTTCTGGGAACTGATCTGCCGCCGCGCGGCCCGCACCCCGGACGCGCGGGTCCTCATCCAGGCCGCGGACGACCCGGCCGACGACCGCACCCTGACCTTCGCCGAGCTGCGCTCACGTGCGGAACGGGTGGCGGCGGGGCTGTACGACATGGGCGTACGCCCCGGAACGGTCGTCGCCTGGCAGCTGCCGACCCGCATCGAGACGGCCCTGCTCTCCTTCGCCCTGGCCCGCCTGGGCGCCGTACAGACGCCGATCATTCCCTTCTACCGCGACAAGGAAGTCGGCTTCGCGCTGCGCGAGTCGAAGGCGGAGTTCTTCGCGGTGCCGGGGGTGTGGCGGGGCTTCGACCACACGGAAATGGCCGGGCGCCTCGGCGCGCGGGGCATCTTCGAGGCGTACTCCGACGACCAACTCCCGGACGGCGACCCGTCCGTACTGCCTCCCGCCCCCACCGACGGCACGGCGGTCCGCTGGATCTACTGGACGTCCGGCACGACCTCCGACCCCAAGGGCGTACTGCACACGGACCGTTCACTGATCGCGGGCGGCGCCTGCCTCGCGCACGCCCTGCATCTGTCGGCGTCCGACGTGGGCTCGATGGCGTTCCCCTTCGCACACATCGCGGGCCCGGACTACACGGTGATGCTGCTCCTGTACGGGTTCCCCGCGGTGATGTTCGAGAAGTTCGCGATGCCGGACGCGCTGGACGGCTACCGGCGCCACGGCGTGACGGTGGCGGGCGGCTCGACGGCGTTCTACTCGATGTTCCTGACGGAACAACGCAAGGACCCGTCGTCGAAGCTGATTCCTTCCCTGCGCCTGCTGGCCGGCGGCGGGGCCCCCAAGCCGCCCGAGATCTACCACGCGGTGGTCCGCGAGATGGACTGCCAACTGACCCACGGGTACGGCATGACCGAGGTCCCCATGATCACGATGGGCGCCCCCGACGACACGGTCGAGAACCTGGCGACGACGGAGGGCCGCCCCCCGGCCGGCATGGAGATCCGCATCATGGACCCCGACGGCAAGGAGCTGCCGCCCGACGTCGACGGCGAGGTGCGACTGCGCGGCGAGGCGGTCTGCCAGGGTTATCTGGACCCCGTCCAGTCGGCCTCGGTCTTCGACTCCGACGGCTTCCTGATCACGGGCGACGTGGGCCACCTCCGCCCGACCGGCCACCTGGTCCTCACGGGCCGCCTGAAGGACATCATCATCCGCAAGGGCGAGAACATCTCGGCGAAGGAGATCGAGGACCTGCTCCACCAGCACCCGTCGGTCGACGAGGCGGCGGTCGTCGGGCTGCCGGACCCGGAGCGGGGCGAGCGGGTGTGCGCAGTCGTCCAACAGCGCGCGGGCGCGGCGGAGTTGAGCCTGCCGCTGCTGACCGCATACCTCCAGGAACAGGGCCTCGCCCGCCACAAGCTGCCGGAGCAGCTGGAGGTGGTGGAGGCCCTGCCTCGGAACGAGACGCTGCGGAAGGTACTGAAGTACAAGCTGCGGGAGCAGTTCGCGTAG
- a CDS encoding putative T7SS-secreted protein, with the protein MGLGDIVEGGLNELGDAAEGVIDSGKKGLGEATNFVTDKTADGLAWAGADGAAEGVRDFGEGVNNRLGGTVDERGLGETDDPKELIHGSAPKIEENAKHLLDFAKAFETVGDGMRNLAGEGWQGKAADAFRDKFEMHPKQWLKAADACEDAGKALQAYATTVTWAQGQAGVAIDTYKNAQRATEKAASAHNAKVEAYNKAADEYFTASAWGKDPGPKPTEPGDFQDPGVAGRQEAQEILDDARRQRTDAARDAQQKVRAGLEMAPEKPDFTDRVGADFKDGFVGFNLNAMHFAGGVVSGGTDLLRMARTVNPLDPYNITHPGQYSAGVQTLAAGLISTAAHPERLPKAIVGAGWGNDPGQALGVLVSNLIGGKGAGGLGRAGAKAAAKSTAKSTARRSLVDRLKDLGRKSEDRPCEGDPVDVATGRMILPQTDVSLPAVLPLDFSRTFESSYRAGHWFGPTWASTADQRLEVDAEGVVFVRSDGSMLAYPHPAPGVPVMPQAGDRHQLAIDAYGDYTVIDLAAGRAWYFAGPGGDGDGIALLEQVADRSGQWLAFSYDPDGVPVRIDHSAGYGLLITTEGDRVTALHLADADGDIELIRYAYDGRGHLSAVTKSSGLPTRFANDELGRIVSWTDTNDSSYTYVYDERDRSTHQSGQAGHLRGTFTFDETDPETGYQVTTYTNSLGASTRYLINSEIQVVAHIAPDGATTRTTYDERSRPQTVTDPLGRTVSYAYDAVGRPLIIVRPDGRYTSIGYNELGLPVSIVGADGARTSQQFDEWGNRTSVTVRTGATTLFTYDDRGHLASVTDALGATTSIRCDAAGLPLRITDPLGAVTSYERDAFGRPVMVTDPLGATTHLEWTVEGKLSRRTAPDGAVESWTYDGEGNCTSHTDAMGAVSRFEYTHFDLLTARTGPDGVRYEFEHDTELQLRKVSNPQGLTWSYEYDPGGRLISETDFDGRRLSYSHDAAGQLSSRITPSGAEIQFQRDVLGRTVAKDVAGALTAYAYDVAGGLSQASNADAELTLERDEFGRVLSETVNGRTLSYGYDALGRRTSRTTPTGAQSSWAHDAAGNRTELTTSGRTLSFAHDATGRELTRQIGDALTISNTYDVVGRLTKQSLLGPSSSEAPIQHRSYAYRADGNLIALDDQLAGSKHFDLDMAGRVTAVHAAGWTESYAYDEAGNQTYASWPAPMPGQEAVGPRAYAGTRIRAAGGVRYEHDSAGRVTVRQKPRLSRKPDTWRYTWDAEDRLVSVLTPDGVTWRYLYDPLGRRIAKQRLGVAAEGSEAIMEQVDFTWDGTTLCEQTTRAPGTSQGRLTLTWDHDGLRPLAQTEHKTASSAPQAEIDSRFYSIVTDLVGTPTELVDEQGDIAWRTLSTLWGTTAWSRIAAAYTPLRFPGQYFDPETGLHYNYFRTYDPETSRYLTPDPLGLAPAPNPSTYVVNPHTWTDPLGLAPEECTEGAKSRGRMAQERGEEYERSLQQQLGGGGGFSENGRQFDGAFVDNATGRGTWYEAKSGEFWDRLLSDEKRAGKFFSTEGQKQQIAASKGIDYAVISERAIPERVTKWLDKKGIPWHVIPME; encoded by the coding sequence ATGGGGCTCGGAGACATCGTCGAGGGCGGGCTCAACGAACTCGGCGACGCGGCCGAGGGCGTCATCGACTCGGGGAAGAAGGGCCTTGGCGAGGCCACCAACTTCGTCACCGACAAGACGGCCGACGGGCTGGCCTGGGCAGGCGCCGACGGCGCTGCGGAGGGCGTACGCGACTTCGGCGAGGGCGTGAACAACCGCCTCGGCGGCACGGTCGACGAACGCGGACTCGGCGAGACCGACGACCCCAAGGAACTGATCCACGGCAGCGCCCCCAAGATCGAGGAAAACGCCAAGCACCTCCTCGACTTCGCCAAGGCCTTCGAAACGGTCGGCGACGGCATGCGCAACCTGGCCGGCGAAGGCTGGCAGGGCAAGGCGGCGGACGCCTTCCGCGACAAGTTCGAGATGCACCCCAAGCAATGGCTGAAGGCAGCCGACGCCTGCGAGGACGCGGGCAAGGCACTACAGGCGTACGCGACGACGGTGACCTGGGCGCAGGGGCAGGCGGGCGTCGCGATCGACACGTACAAGAACGCGCAGCGCGCCACGGAGAAGGCCGCTTCGGCACACAACGCCAAAGTGGAGGCGTACAACAAGGCCGCAGACGAGTACTTCACCGCATCCGCTTGGGGCAAGGACCCGGGCCCGAAGCCGACCGAGCCCGGCGACTTCCAGGACCCGGGCGTCGCGGGCCGCCAGGAGGCCCAGGAGATCCTCGACGACGCCCGCCGCCAACGGACGGACGCGGCGCGGGACGCGCAGCAGAAGGTACGGGCGGGGCTGGAAATGGCCCCGGAGAAGCCGGACTTCACGGACCGGGTGGGCGCCGACTTCAAGGACGGCTTCGTCGGCTTCAACCTGAACGCCATGCACTTCGCCGGCGGCGTGGTCAGCGGCGGCACTGACCTGCTCCGGATGGCGCGCACGGTCAACCCGCTGGACCCGTACAACATCACCCATCCCGGCCAGTACTCGGCCGGAGTCCAGACGCTGGCGGCGGGCCTCATCAGCACGGCCGCACATCCCGAGCGGCTGCCCAAGGCGATCGTCGGGGCCGGGTGGGGCAACGACCCCGGTCAAGCATTGGGCGTGCTGGTCTCGAACTTGATCGGGGGGAAGGGCGCGGGGGGTCTGGGACGGGCCGGGGCGAAGGCTGCGGCCAAGAGCACGGCGAAGAGCACAGCACGCAGGAGTCTCGTCGACAGGCTCAAGGACCTCGGACGCAAGTCCGAAGACCGGCCCTGCGAGGGTGACCCCGTGGACGTGGCCACGGGCCGAATGATTCTTCCGCAGACGGACGTGTCACTGCCCGCCGTACTGCCCCTGGACTTCTCTCGCACCTTCGAGTCGTCCTACCGAGCGGGGCACTGGTTTGGCCCCACGTGGGCCTCGACCGCGGATCAACGCCTGGAGGTCGATGCCGAGGGCGTCGTCTTCGTCCGTTCGGATGGCTCGATGCTCGCCTATCCACATCCGGCCCCCGGCGTGCCAGTCATGCCGCAGGCCGGCGACCGGCACCAGCTGGCCATCGACGCGTACGGCGACTACACCGTCATCGACCTGGCAGCAGGGCGGGCCTGGTACTTCGCTGGACCCGGCGGCGACGGGGACGGGATCGCGCTCTTGGAGCAGGTAGCCGATCGCTCGGGCCAATGGCTGGCCTTCTCGTACGACCCCGACGGCGTGCCCGTCCGCATCGATCACAGTGCGGGATACGGCTTGCTGATCACCACTGAAGGCGACCGTGTCACCGCCCTGCATCTGGCGGACGCCGACGGAGACATCGAGCTCATCCGCTATGCCTACGACGGGCGCGGCCACCTGTCAGCGGTGACCAAGTCCTCCGGTCTCCCCACTCGGTTCGCCAATGACGAGCTGGGCCGCATCGTCTCCTGGACCGACACCAACGACTCCTCGTACACCTACGTCTACGACGAACGCGACCGCAGCACCCACCAGTCCGGCCAAGCCGGCCACCTGCGTGGCACCTTCACCTTCGACGAAACCGATCCGGAAACTGGCTACCAGGTCACCACTTACACCAACTCACTTGGTGCCAGCACTCGTTACCTCATCAACAGCGAAATTCAGGTCGTGGCCCACATCGCCCCGGACGGAGCGACGACGCGCACTACGTACGACGAGCGCAGTCGCCCCCAGACGGTCACGGACCCGCTGGGCCGCACGGTGAGCTACGCCTACGACGCGGTGGGCCGCCCCCTGATAATCGTCCGCCCGGACGGCCGTTACACCAGCATCGGCTACAACGAGCTGGGCTTGCCGGTGTCGATTGTGGGCGCGGACGGCGCCCGGACTTCCCAGCAGTTCGACGAGTGGGGCAACCGAACGTCGGTGACGGTTAGGACGGGGGCCACGACTCTCTTCACTTACGACGATCGGGGGCATCTGGCCTCAGTTACAGACGCGTTGGGGGCAACGACCTCGATTCGCTGCGATGCGGCGGGCCTACCCCTCCGCATCACGGACCCGCTGGGCGCGGTGACGTCGTACGAGCGGGACGCCTTCGGTCGGCCGGTCATGGTTACCGATCCGCTCGGCGCCACGACCCACCTGGAGTGGACGGTGGAGGGCAAACTGTCTCGCCGCACTGCCCCGGACGGGGCAGTGGAGTCCTGGACGTACGACGGCGAAGGCAACTGCACCTCCCATACTGACGCGATGGGCGCGGTCTCGCGCTTCGAGTACACCCACTTCGACCTGCTGACGGCGCGTACAGGCCCTGACGGGGTTCGCTACGAATTCGAGCACGACACGGAACTCCAACTCCGTAAGGTATCCAACCCCCAGGGTCTGACCTGGAGTTACGAGTACGACCCAGGTGGCCGCCTGATATCGGAAACGGACTTCGATGGCCGCAGGCTGTCCTACAGTCACGACGCAGCAGGCCAGTTGTCGTCCCGCATCACTCCCTCCGGCGCGGAGATCCAATTCCAGCGGGATGTTCTCGGCCGCACGGTGGCGAAGGATGTGGCGGGCGCACTCACTGCGTACGCATACGACGTAGCAGGTGGGCTCTCCCAGGCAAGCAACGCAGACGCCGAACTTACCTTGGAAAGAGACGAATTCGGCCGAGTGCTCTCGGAAACGGTCAACGGCCGGACCCTGAGCTACGGGTACGACGCACTGGGCCGCCGCACATCCCGCACCACCCCGACAGGCGCCCAGAGCTCATGGGCTCACGACGCGGCAGGCAATCGCACCGAACTCACCACGTCCGGCCGAACCCTGTCCTTCGCGCACGACGCGACGGGTCGCGAACTGACCCGTCAGATCGGCGACGCACTAACGATCTCCAACACATACGACGTAGTGGGCCGCCTGACGAAGCAGAGCCTCCTTGGCCCGTCTTCATCCGAGGCCCCGATCCAACACCGTTCCTACGCATACCGCGCAGACGGCAACCTGATTGCCCTGGACGACCAGTTGGCCGGTTCCAAGCACTTCGACCTGGACATGGCCGGCCGGGTCACGGCGGTGCACGCGGCGGGTTGGACGGAGTCGTACGCATACGACGAGGCGGGCAACCAGACCTATGCGAGCTGGCCGGCGCCGATGCCAGGGCAGGAGGCAGTGGGCCCGCGTGCGTACGCAGGAACCCGAATACGCGCGGCAGGCGGAGTCCGCTACGAGCACGACTCGGCCGGCCGTGTGACGGTACGGCAGAAGCCTCGGCTCTCTCGCAAGCCGGACACATGGCGGTACACGTGGGACGCAGAGGACCGGCTTGTCTCAGTGCTCACGCCGGATGGGGTGACCTGGCGCTATCTGTACGACCCTCTGGGCCGGCGAATCGCAAAGCAGCGCCTTGGGGTGGCGGCTGAAGGGTCCGAAGCGATCATGGAACAGGTCGACTTCACATGGGACGGAACGACACTCTGCGAACAGACAACCCGGGCACCCGGCACATCACAGGGCAGGCTAACCCTCACCTGGGACCACGACGGTCTGCGCCCTCTTGCCCAAACCGAGCACAAGACAGCATCTTCTGCGCCTCAAGCAGAAATCGACTCGCGCTTCTACTCGATTGTCACGGACCTCGTCGGTACCCCCACTGAACTTGTCGACGAACAAGGCGACATTGCCTGGCGAACGCTAAGCACGCTCTGGGGAACGACAGCCTGGAGCCGCATAGCGGCGGCGTACACGCCGCTGCGGTTCCCTGGCCAGTATTTCGATCCCGAAACGGGACTCCACTACAACTACTTCCGCACCTACGACCCCGAAACCAGCAGGTACCTCACCCCTGATCCTCTAGGTCTCGCGCCCGCTCCGAACCCTTCCACATACGTGGTCAATCCCCACACGTGGACGGATCCCCTCGGTCTCGCACCAGAAGAGTGCACCGAAGGCGCTAAGAGCAGAGGGAGAATGGCGCAAGAGAGGGGGGAAGAGTATGAAAGATCACTGCAGCAGCAACTCGGCGGAGGAGGCGGATTCTCCGAGAATGGTCGTCAATTTGATGGCGCATTCGTGGACAACGCTACCGGTCGAGGAACTTGGTATGAAGCAAAGTCCGGCGAATTCTGGGATAGGCTGCTATCCGATGAAAAACGGGCGGGCAAATTCTTCTCCACTGAAGGGCAGAAGCAACAAATTGCAGCAAGTAAGGGCATCGACTACGCCGTAATTTCCGAAAGGGCCATCCCCGAGAGAGTAACAAAGTGGCTGGACAAGAAGGGGATACCTTGGCACGTAATCCCCATGGAGTAG
- a CDS encoding amidohydrolase family protein: protein MELPRIISVDDHVIEPAHLFETWLPKKYQDRGPKPLTAGIGELEYTGGKYVITMDPDGPPTDWWIYEDLKFPYKRNIAAVGFDRDDMTLEGITREEMRRGCWDPKERLKDMDLNHVEASLCFPTFPRFCGQTFAEAHDKEVALACVRAYNDWMVEEWCGGSGGRLIPLCIIPLWDIDLAVAEIKRNAARGVRAVTFSEIPTYLGLPSIHSGYWDPFFAICQETGTVVNMHIGSSSQMPAASPDAPPAVQASLSFNNAMASMMDFLFSGVLVKFPTLKLAYSEGQMGWIPYALERADDVWEEHRAWGGVRDLIPEPPSTYYYRQMFCCFFRDKHGIASLDVVGRDNATFETDYPHVDSTFPHTKEVALDHVKGLDDETIYKLMRGNAIRMLGLDFDK, encoded by the coding sequence ATGGAACTGCCTCGGATCATCAGCGTCGACGACCATGTGATCGAGCCGGCGCACCTCTTCGAGACCTGGCTGCCGAAGAAATACCAGGACCGGGGGCCCAAGCCCCTCACCGCGGGCATCGGTGAACTCGAGTACACCGGCGGCAAGTACGTCATCACCATGGACCCGGACGGCCCGCCCACCGACTGGTGGATCTACGAGGACCTCAAGTTCCCGTACAAGCGGAACATCGCGGCCGTCGGCTTCGACCGGGACGACATGACCCTCGAAGGCATCACCCGAGAGGAGATGCGCAGGGGTTGCTGGGACCCGAAGGAGCGCCTGAAGGACATGGACCTCAACCATGTCGAGGCGAGCCTCTGCTTCCCGACCTTCCCCCGCTTCTGCGGCCAGACCTTCGCCGAGGCGCACGACAAGGAAGTCGCGCTCGCCTGCGTCCGCGCGTACAACGACTGGATGGTGGAGGAGTGGTGCGGGGGCTCCGGGGGCCGCCTCATCCCGCTCTGCATCATCCCGCTCTGGGACATCGACCTCGCCGTCGCCGAGATCAAGCGGAATGCCGCGCGGGGGGTTCGGGCGGTCACCTTCTCCGAGATTCCGACGTACCTCGGACTGCCGTCCATCCACTCCGGGTACTGGGACCCCTTCTTCGCGATCTGCCAGGAGACCGGCACGGTCGTCAACATGCACATCGGGAGCAGCAGCCAGATGCCGGCCGCGTCCCCGGACGCGCCGCCCGCCGTGCAGGCCAGCCTCAGCTTCAACAACGCCATGGCCTCGATGATGGACTTCCTCTTCAGCGGGGTCCTGGTGAAGTTCCCTACGCTCAAACTCGCGTACAGCGAAGGGCAGATGGGATGGATTCCGTACGCCCTCGAGCGCGCCGATGACGTGTGGGAGGAGCACCGGGCGTGGGGCGGGGTACGGGACCTGATCCCCGAGCCGCCGTCGACGTACTACTACCGGCAGATGTTCTGCTGCTTCTTCCGCGACAAGCACGGGATCGCCTCGCTGGACGTCGTCGGCCGTGACAACGCCACGTTCGAGACCGACTACCCGCACGTCGACTCGACCTTCCCGCACACCAAGGAAGTCGCCCTCGACCATGTGAAGGGCCTCGACGACGAGACGATCTACAAGCTGATGCGGGGCAACGCGATCCGCATGCTCGGCCTCGACTTCGACAAGTAG
- a CDS encoding EF-hand domain-containing protein, whose amino-acid sequence MDSAEYERKIAARFASFDQDHNGYIDREDFSGAAKAVLAEFGTTARCDKGQALYAGAEAFWQGMAGIADVDGDQRVTREEFVTGAVKRLRDSPQRFAEIARPFLRAVIAVADEDGQGPTVASAERVLRVLGVGAELAGIAAAALDADGDGRIAEAEILAAFAGYFTTPAPDA is encoded by the coding sequence ATGGACAGCGCAGAGTACGAGCGCAAGATTGCCGCACGGTTCGCGAGCTTCGACCAGGACCACAACGGCTATATCGATCGCGAGGACTTCAGTGGAGCGGCGAAGGCCGTGCTCGCGGAGTTCGGGACGACGGCGCGGTGTGACAAGGGGCAGGCGCTCTATGCCGGGGCCGAGGCGTTCTGGCAGGGCATGGCGGGGATCGCCGATGTGGACGGGGACCAGCGGGTGACCCGCGAGGAGTTCGTCACCGGGGCCGTCAAGCGGCTGCGGGACAGTCCGCAGCGGTTCGCCGAGATCGCGCGGCCCTTCCTGCGGGCCGTGATCGCCGTTGCCGACGAGGACGGGCAGGGCCCGACCGTGGCGTCCGCCGAGCGAGTCCTCCGGGTGCTCGGGGTCGGGGCCGAGCTGGCGGGGATCGCCGCCGCCGCGCTGGACGCGGACGGGGACGGCCGGATCGCCGAGGCCGAGATCCTGGCGGCCTTCGCGGGGTACTTCACGACTCCGGCTCCTGACGCCTGA
- a CDS encoding helix-turn-helix domain-containing protein, protein MRERAGVTARSAADLLGSNPIQMSHVESGRSGISEERIRRLAAYYACDDVAYIDVLVDMAATRGKGWWEEYRGIVAPPGLNLAELEHHAVGIRTFQMAHIPGLFQTEEHMRAAFRYVSPDWPRKDQDAHVAFRVQRQQIITGERETPYAAIIHEAALRIRVGGRKTARAQLDRILYLSDLGHVTVRVVPFDSEDFAGAGHSLLYVSGPVPQLDTVQIDTAHDGVFLDAEPRLKQYRGRYERIEAIALAPAASRSLISRIIEEL, encoded by the coding sequence ATGCGCGAGCGCGCAGGCGTGACCGCTCGTAGCGCAGCGGACCTGCTGGGCTCGAATCCCATTCAGATGAGCCACGTCGAATCGGGGCGCAGCGGGATCAGCGAAGAGCGCATCCGCCGCCTGGCTGCGTACTACGCCTGCGACGACGTCGCGTACATCGATGTCTTGGTGGACATGGCGGCAACGCGCGGCAAGGGATGGTGGGAGGAGTACCGCGGAATCGTTGCTCCCCCCGGCCTCAACTTGGCCGAGCTGGAGCATCACGCCGTAGGCATCCGGACCTTCCAAATGGCCCATATTCCAGGGCTGTTCCAGACGGAGGAGCACATGCGAGCGGCTTTCCGGTACGTGTCGCCGGACTGGCCACGCAAGGACCAAGACGCCCACGTCGCCTTCCGCGTCCAACGGCAGCAGATCATCACGGGCGAGCGTGAGACGCCGTACGCGGCGATCATCCACGAAGCGGCCCTACGCATCCGGGTGGGAGGAAGGAAGACGGCTCGCGCTCAACTGGACCGCATCTTGTACCTGTCGGACCTGGGGCATGTCACGGTCCGCGTGGTCCCCTTCGACAGCGAGGACTTCGCCGGAGCCGGCCATTCCCTGCTCTACGTGAGCGGGCCTGTCCCGCAGCTCGACACCGTGCAGATCGACACGGCCCACGACGGTGTCTTCCTGGATGCCGAACCCCGCCTGAAGCAGTACCGGGGCCGCTACGAGAGAATCGAAGCCATTGCCCTGGCTCCGGCCGCGTCCCGGAGCCTCATCAGCCGGATCATCGAGGAACTGTGA